The genomic DNA AGAAGGAGAATATGTCAACTCAATTTATGCATGTGTAATTCCCATCAAATATATTTAACATCATTGCTTAAAGGTAGACATATGTCATAAAAGGAGAAAAATATTATGCCAAACAAAATAAATATAAAATTCTTCGTATTTCCCACGTTATTTTTTTTAATAGCAGGATGTGCTTTTTTCAGAAAACATCAGGAAGTTAAATTAAGTGGAGAAGTTGGGATACAAACAGGAAATCATACACTAGAATTCATCGATGGAGAAAAATACATAAAAGAATTACCTGTAATATCTAAAAGTGCAACTGTGTCTTGGAAAAAGACAAAAGCAATGCCAATTCTTGATAAACAAGGAAAACAAATTTCTGCTCTTAGGGGAAAGATAGGTTATTCTTATGTAGTTTCTCCTATTAAGATGAATGGAGAATTGAGTGATACTGTATCGTTTTTAATTCTTGTTGAAACAACTGCAAAAGGTGACTTAGAATACATAGTTGACGACCTAAAACTAAAAACAGCAGGTGATGACCTAGAGATTAAAAACTCTGTGTTACTCCCACCTGAGCCATCAAGGGAATACGGTTATGTAACATCCTATCCTTTTGGAATGCTAATAAGTGATGAAGTTAGATTGGCATTTGACCATACATATATAAATGGAGAATGGAACTATATGATTGCTGAACTAACTTTAAAAAACAAAAAAACTCAAAGATTAGAAACCTATGAAATATCTTTAAACTCAAAATTTGTACATGATCTATTAAAAGAAGTGGCCAGATTATATCCAGATATTAAAGAACTAGCTT from Borrelia turcica IST7 includes the following:
- a CDS encoding S2/P23 family protein — translated: MPNKINIKFFVFPTLFFLIAGCAFFRKHQEVKLSGEVGIQTGNHTLEFIDGEKYIKELPVISKSATVSWKKTKAMPILDKQGKQISALRGKIGYSYVVSPIKMNGELSDTVSFLILVETTAKGDLEYIVDDLKLKTAGDDLEIKNSVLLPPEPSREYGYVTSYPFGMLISDEVRLAFDHTYINGEWNYMIAELTLKNKKTQRLETYEISLNSKFVHDLLKEVARLYPDIKELAFDLFNDLK